A DNA window from Mus caroli chromosome 8, CAROLI_EIJ_v1.1, whole genome shotgun sequence contains the following coding sequences:
- the LOC110300732 gene encoding uncharacterized protein LOC110300732 isoform X1 — protein MVKRYVETVETLSEHRPDPSTXEGCSQLKPDNYLLAWHTPFSEKGSGFGAATKAMCIGMRYWKPERLETLIEVSIECGRMTHNHPTGFLGSLCTALFASYALQGKPLVQWGREMLKMLPLAEEYCRKTIRHMAEYQEHWFYFEAKWQFYLEERKIRXDXEDKATFPDNYDAEERDKTYKKWSSEGRGGRRGHDAPMIAYDALLASGSNWTELCQRAMFHGGESGATGTIAGCLFGLLHGLATVPRGLYQELEHKGRLEDLGAALHRLSTEENSKSPRIGCGKTAMDAQMLKKRISRTFDEAARTILSSLLLYVLDRADGPQKVEDRTHRANRPFQLQEAGRRPTRFQLLQAKFMGTGREPHLKKTRDVGRLISKDKQGPGRSFVNATINKLLEKTKEVGRSSSQRTPASEKVRWSPSSGKGTVKNILKKFLAAEEKAAKENEVGEKPPAQRXGAARGLLPRIVGRSSILSKLRERFEHNSCLYSEVGVLPLHREGLKSKNLQKRKVHRPQVRVLHVATMATSCTRIPPAQFLACTAEPLPALSIATIVCGPQSWLSHCAKLSHSECRRWPTEAANTFSNSENLEPVRNRTQGLENKESKEHLLSSVPQAVVDVGFSGIPTKGHALPGHAPVLSSLGLDSPRSTGAVGRDRTVEPSTQEVAADAQEAMDNLRGAPEIAMTVSSSEDEAERTASGLEREPFFATQRHLPEQEAVTQIHLLVPLAVQAEXRAQPAINPPQITVQLPIVHEXPASPGHEDXCSPVVRKEVMAETEQREVMAETEQAAYSTVTKDRRGPPAPTMQSHPCGVPVSLCPATQYGLQEDLRDSASVGGDASQRFLIPSPSKTFPGGTEGKQSPEKSHDLRNCSGDSPSMYLIAGRSYAGVGTCSTTGLQQGTSTMVLVASQDCIRPDGSIAPEKSIQFGQXECQGPQNESAQPPGRTQENRSHDLGSNSQSTLNNQPIARIKASGKAIGTVTDLTVPQPTSTQHPEFKTAAWPTGTQDTELKVIPHTGDSKEVEHKTVPQTSAQDVRHTQMSWACGTQNDAHRITLQPHVLQGVEPNMTPRLGGSQEPKHEVTLGPSRVQNIDHKTTQQDRTQDIKLTTLWPGGAQDPEHKMVSQASDIQGAGHKTTTWAGGAQNTRQKASSQPGGVQGTKYKIGVTPDTEHEVTAQAGDTQDEEEXPEKKTTPWSGSIRDYKDKITQGPHSHSSLISSRSSKHASRATEDLSGSRPLMSAAPVVQTREAGDSCLVSTKSPLCVSSESRNKITAVERDPLCQSTASPEPQTKPAETLDHSPRPSVGSQAPDRMDPEKEQYLSRAAHXPIRPAAKEETRQVGLAHSPEPPVPNQEVEHXSXPQAETLGGEAKEMLPTQADMGRPQRQLGLEETGTGHVRLHQTGQSDVLCVVDPQAWASQDLVANEKIPVEEDSCQHRDRTQEHPSRPPXRLEKSPTQGGSLQAGKNLATPGNPTKSYGLALQKQTQSQGQASHPVPQASGPDSTAEGVLTAGTSGEPPRRGPSFGNQQSLVAQHLPREXQNLASSRTTAGSLENTHDASWLTSHAGSHPLFQSLAQDGPPSAPRAEKGLPDHKHPRSVHFAKYRAQSFRDQAAFDLSFRPTALRASDTFEPPK, from the exons ACGCTCATCGAAGTCAGTATTGAGTGCGGTAGGATGACCCACAACCACCCTACAG GTTTCCTTGGGTCCCTGTGCACAGCACTGTTTGCCTCCTATGCACTACAGGGAAAGCCGCTCGTGCAGTGGGGAAGAGAGATGCTGAAGATGCTTCCTCTGGCTGAGGAGTACTGTAGGAAGACCATCCGGCACATGGCAG AGTACCAAGAGCACTGGTTTTACTTCGAAGCAAAATGGCAGTTTtatttggaggaaagaaaaatcagagaNGACNCAGAAGACAAAGCCACCTTTCCCGACAACTATGACGCAGAGGAGAGAGACAAG ACCTACAAGAAGTGGAGCTCAGAAGGCCGAGGGGGGCGGCGCGGTCATGATGCCCCCATGATAGCCTACGATGCCCTTCTTGCTTCGGGGAGCAACTGGACCGAGCTGTGCCAGCGAGCCATGTTTCACGGAG GAGAGAGTGGAGCGACAGGGACGATCGCCGGCTGCCTGTTCGGGTTGCTGCACGGCCTGGCCACTGTTCCACGGGGCTTGTACCAGGAGCTGGAACACAAAGGCAGACTAGAGGATCTGGGCGCAGCCCTGCACCGCTTGTCCACAGAAGAAAA TTCCAAGAGCCCCAGGATCGGCTGTGGGAAGACAGCCATGGACGCGCAGATGCTGAAGAAGAGGATCAGCAGGACATTCGATGAGGCAGCCCGCACCATCCTCAGCAGCCTCTTGCTTTATGTCTTGGATCGTGCAGATGGGCCCCAGAAGGTGGAAGACAGGACACACAGGGCCAACCGCCCTTTCCAACTCCAGGAGGCGGGCCGGAGACCCACACGGTTCCAGCTTCTACAGGCTAAGTTCATGGGCACTGGCCGGGAGCCCCACCTCAAGAAGACCCGGGATGTGGGTCGGCTGATCTCTAAAGACAAGCAAGGACCTGGTAGGAGTTTTGTAAATGCCACCATCAACAAGCTCCTGGAAAAGACCAAGGAAGTGGGCAGAAGCTCCAGCCAGAGGACCCCAGCCAGTGAGAAGGTCCGGTGGAGCCCATCGAGCGGGAAGGGCACTGTGAAAAACATCCTGAAGAAGTTCCTGgctgcagaagagaaggcagccAAGGAGAACGAAGTAGGTGAGAAGCCCCCTGCCCAGCGGNCTGGAGCTGCCAGGGGCCTCCTGCCAAGAATTGTGGGCCGGAGCTCcatcctctccaagctgagggaAAGATTCGAACACAACAGCTGCCTGTACTCGGAGGTGGGCGTGCTGCCCCTGCACAGGGAGGGACTGAAGAGCAAGAACCTACAGAAGAGGAAAGTGCACAGGCCACAAGTGCGGGTGCTCCACGTGGCCACCATGGCTACCAGCTGCACCAGAATCCCCCCTGCCCAGTTTCTGGCCTGCACAGCTGAGCCCCTGCCAGCCCTCAGCATCGCCACCATCGTCTGCGGGCCCCAGAGCTGGTTGTCCCACTGTGCAAAACTTAGTCACTCGGAGTGCAGACGCTGGCCCACCGAGGCAGCCAACACGTTCTCCAATTCAGAAAACCTGGAGCCTGTTAGAAACAGAACACAAGGTCTCGAAAACAAGGAGAGCAAGGAACATCTCCTGTCCTCAGTGCCCCAGGCGGTGGTTGACGTGGGTTTCTCTGGCATACCTACTAAAGGCCATGCTCTGCCTGGCCATGCACCAGTGTTGTCCTCACTTGGACTGGACAGCCCCAGAAGTACTGGAGCAGTCGGAAGGGACAGAACAGTGGAGCCCAGTACACAAGAGGTGGCAGCAGATGCCCAGGAAGCAATGGATAATTTAAGAGGGGCCCCTGAAATTGCCATGACTGTGAGCAGCTCTGAGGATGAAGCCGAAAGGACAGCCTCAGGCTTGGAAAGAGAGCCCTTCTTTGCCACCCAGAGGCACCTGCCAGAGCAGGAGGCTGTGACTCAGATCCACCTCCTTGTCCCGCTAGCAGTCCAGGCTGAGCNGCGAGCACAGCCTGCTATCAATCCTCCACAAATCACCGTGCAGCTTCCCATCGTTCACGAGNTGCCAGCCTCTCCTGGTCATGAAGACCANTGTTCTCCGGTTGTGAGAAAAGAGGTCATGGCTGAAACTGAACAAAGAGAGGTCATGGCTGAAACTGAACAGGCGGCATATTCCACTGTGACCAAGGACAGGAGGGGTCCCCCAGCCCCAACAATGCAGAGTCACCCCTGTGGGGTACCCGTGAGTCTCTGTCCTGCAACTCAGTACGGACTCCAGGAAGACCTAAGAGATAGTGCCAGTGTGGGCGGTGATGCCTCACAGAGGTTCCTAATACCAAGTCCTTCCAAGACGTTTCCTGGTGGAACAGAGGGAAAACAGAGCCCTGAGAAGTCACATGACCTCAGGAATTGCAGTGGTGACAGCCCTTCCATGTACCTCATTGCTGGGAGAAGCTATGCAGGAGTGGGCACCTGCTCGACCACTGGCCTCCAGCAAGGGACATCGACCATGGTGCTGGTGGCAAGCCAGGACTGCATAAGGCCTGATGGTTCTATAGCACCGGAGAAGAGCATCCAGTTTGGACAGNAAGAGTGCCAAGGGCCCCAGAATGAGTCAGCTCAACCACCAGGCAGAACTCAGGAAAATAGAAGCCATGATTTGGGCAGCAACAGCCAGTCCACATTAAATAATCAGCCTATTGCAAGGATCAAAGCCTCTGGAAAGGCAATAGGGACTGTCACTGATCTCACAGTACCACAGCCAACTAGTACTCAGCACCCTGAATTCAAGACAGCAGCATGGCCAACTGGTACTCAGGACACTGAACTCAAGGTGATACCACATACGGGTGACTCCAAGGAGGTTGAACACAAGACAGTGCCACAGACAAGTGCCCAAGATGTTAGACACACGCAAATGTCATGGGCATGTGGTACCCAGAATGATGCACACAGGATCACACTACAGCCACATGTTCTCCAGGGTGTGGAGCCCAACATGACGCCACGCCTCGGTGGTTCCCAGGAGCCTAAACACGAGGTAACACTGGGGCCAAGCAGAGTCCAGAATATTGACCACAAGACNACACAGCAAGATAGGACTCAAGACATTAAACTGACGACACTGTGGCCAGGTGGTGCCCAGGACCCTGAACATAAGATGGTGTCACAGGCAAGTGACATCCAAGGTGCTGGACATAAAACAACCACATGGGCAGGTGGTGCCCAAAACACTAGACAGAAGGCATCTTCACAGCCGGGGGGTGTGCAGGGCACTAAATACAAGATAGGTGTTACCCCAGACACTGAGCACGAGGTGACCGCACAGGCTGGTGATACCCAGGATGAAGAAGAAANCCCTGAAAAGAAGACAACACCATGGTCAGGAAGCATCCGGGACTATAAAGACAAGATAACACAAGGACCCCACAGCCATTCTTCTTTGATATCAAGCAGGTCCTCAAAGCATGCGAGTAGAGCCACTGAAGACCTGTCGGGGAGCCGTCCCCTAATGTCGGCAGCCCCAGTCGTTCAGACACGGGAAGCTGGGGATTCTTGCCTGGTGTCTACTAAGTCTCCCCTATGTGTTTCAAGTGAATCACGGAACAAAATTACAGCGGTGGAAAGAGACCCTCTGTGCCAAAGCACAGCATCCCCAGAGCCACAAACGAAGCCAGCAGAGACTCTGGACCACTCGCCGAGGCCCTCTGTGGGCTCACAGGCACCGGACAGAATGGATCCTGAGAAAGAACAATACCTCTCTAGGGCNGCACACNCTCCTATAAGACCAGCCGCAAAGGAAGAGACCAGGCAGGTGGGGCTAGCCCACAGTCCAGAGCCTCCTGTTCCCAACCAGGAGGTAGAACATAGNTCTNCCCCCCAGGCAGAAACCTTGGGAGGTGAAGCCAAAGAGATGCTGCcaacacaggcagacatgggcaGGCCACAGAGACAGCTCGGATTGGAGGAAACTGGTACAGGACATGTACGGTTACACCAGACTGGACAGTCAGATGTGCTGTGTGTGGTAGATCCTCAGGCATGGGCTTCTCAGGACCTAGTAGCTAATGAAAAGATACCGGTNGAGGAGGATTCCTGTCAGCACAGGGACAGGACTCAGGAACATCCCTCAAGACCACCAAANAGGCTGGAAAAGAGCCCAACTCAAGGAGGCAGTCTCCAGGCTGGCAAGAATCTAGCTACCCCAGGGAACCCTACGAAGTCTTATGGCCTGGCTTTGCAGAAACAGACCCAGAGTCAGGGACAGGCCAGCCACCCAGTACCTCAGGCTTCGGGACCTGACAGCACTGCTGAAGGAGTCCTGACTGCTGGCACAAGTGGGGAGCCTCCCAGACGGGGCCCCTCATTTGGCAATCAGCAAAGCCTGGTTGCCCAGCACCTGCCCAGAGAANCCCAGAATCTGGCTAGTAGCAGGACCACAGCCGGCTCCCTGGAGAACACACATGACGCTTCCTGGCTCACATCTCATGCTGGGAGCCACCCACTCTTCCAATCCCTTGCCCAGGATGGGCCCCCAAGTGCCCCTAGGGCAGAAAAGGGCCTGCCAGACCATAAGCACCCCAGGTCGGTGCACTTTGCAAAGTATCGCGCCCAAAGCTTTCGGGACCAGGCGGCCTTCGATCTGTCCTTCAGGCCCACAGCCCTCAGGGCCAGTGACACNTTTGAGCCTCCAAAGTGA